A single window of Dehalococcoidia bacterium DNA harbors:
- a CDS encoding 4Fe-4S dicluster domain-containing protein: MTYVITEPCIGVKDMSCIDVCPVDCIYGKDEDEQLYIDAEKCIDCAACEVACPVTAIYFEDDVPEQWRHYIEKQRLYFENLSEEERQHAFRPRSQRA; the protein is encoded by the coding sequence ATGACCTACGTCATCACCGAACCCTGCATCGGCGTCAAGGACATGAGCTGCATCGACGTTTGTCCCGTCGACTGCATCTACGGGAAGGACGAGGACGAACAACTCTACATCGACGCCGAAAAGTGCATCGACTGCGCCGCCTGCGAGGTCGCCTGCCCGGTGACCGCCATTTACTTCGAAGACGACGTGCCGGAGCAGTGGCGCCATTACATCGAAAAGCAGCGCCTCTACTTCGAGAACCTCAGCGAGGAAGAACGCCAGCACGCCTTCCGGCCGCGTAGCCAGCGCGCCTGA
- a CDS encoding 2Fe-2S iron-sulfur cluster-binding protein yields MATITVLPDGIDFEAEPGETMMGAALARGLYWPTTCGGQGICTTCMAEVVSGEGNLLEMGRSERKTLTAERGEAVLRRPVRLACQAVVLAGPISVIKPGVRPAESSS; encoded by the coding sequence ATGGCTACCATCACCGTCCTCCCCGACGGCATCGACTTCGAAGCAGAGCCAGGCGAAACGATGATGGGCGCTGCCCTTGCGCGCGGCCTCTACTGGCCCACGACCTGCGGTGGCCAGGGCATCTGCACCACCTGCATGGCCGAGGTCGTCTCCGGCGAGGGAAACCTGCTCGAGATGGGTCGCAGCGAGCGCAAGACCCTGACCGCCGAGCGAGGCGAGGCGGTGCTCCGCCGTCCCGTGCGGCTCGCCTGCCAGGCAGTCGTCTTGGCCGGACCCATCTCCGTCATCAAGCCCGGCGTGCGGCCCGCGGAAAGCAGCTCATGA
- a CDS encoding LysR family transcriptional regulator — translation MDLGQLEAFVQVANQKSFSRAAEALFLTQPSVTARIQALERDLGERLFERSGRGVRLTEVGQCFLPHAERVLQALHEGRDAIDALRNLQSGSLILASATTVSTYILPGVLKTFRQRFPRVEVSVRTGRSEQVLQMLLSDEAQVGLVRAVYHQDIETKGLIEDELILVANSSDELAQYGTISVEQLGDHPFIFFDHNSSYYSLAQGLFRQHGIVPRIQMELDSMEATKKMVEEGLGVALLPRMAVERELQSGSLVEIELAGMRTPTRQIALISRRSRPLGPVAHAFVEIVQEMFVSGRSQPAAVGASS, via the coding sequence TTGGACCTCGGTCAGCTTGAGGCGTTCGTCCAGGTCGCGAACCAGAAGAGCTTCAGCCGCGCTGCTGAGGCGCTGTTCCTGACCCAACCTTCCGTCACTGCCCGCATCCAGGCCCTCGAGCGAGACCTCGGCGAGCGGCTGTTCGAGCGCTCGGGGCGCGGGGTACGCCTGACCGAGGTGGGCCAGTGCTTCCTCCCTCATGCGGAGCGCGTCCTTCAGGCGCTGCACGAGGGCCGGGACGCTATTGACGCCCTGCGGAACCTCCAGTCAGGCTCTCTGATCCTGGCCTCTGCCACCACCGTGAGCACATACATCCTCCCCGGGGTGCTGAAGACGTTCCGCCAGCGGTTCCCACGGGTCGAGGTCTCCGTGCGCACCGGGCGTTCGGAGCAGGTGCTGCAAATGCTCCTCTCCGACGAGGCGCAGGTCGGCCTTGTGCGCGCCGTGTACCACCAGGACATCGAGACCAAAGGTCTCATCGAGGACGAGTTGATCCTGGTCGCGAACTCGTCCGATGAATTGGCCCAGTACGGCACGATCTCGGTCGAGCAGCTCGGCGACCACCCGTTCATCTTCTTCGACCACAACTCCAGCTACTACTCGCTGGCCCAGGGCCTCTTCCGGCAGCACGGCATCGTCCCCCGCATCCAGATGGAGCTCGACTCCATGGAGGCGACCAAGAAGATGGTGGAGGAGGGCCTCGGCGTTGCCCTGCTGCCACGCATGGCCGTCGAGCGCGAACTCCAGTCCGGCAGCCTCGTCGAGATCGAGCTTGCGGGCATGCGCACCCCGACGCGGCAGATCGCCCTCATCAGCCGACGCAGCCGCCCTCTCGGCCCCGTTGCCCACGCCTTCGTCGAGATCGTGCAGGAGATGTTCGTCTCCGGGCGTAGCCAGCCGGCAGCCGTCGGCGCATCGTCTTAG
- a CDS encoding AAA family ATPase: MALERQRDKAVLSLGEKIAQAGRRRFVGREAELRLFREALGDPDTAVIFVYGPGGIGKTSLLAQFEAIAREEGLSCLKVDGRNVEPSPDGFLAALRTAVPAPVFPQERALDALARYAPGVVMIDTYEVLEPLDGWLRSEVLPLLPASTKVVIAGRNPPSRPWRSEPGLADLTRLIRLRNLEPEECRSYLRARGVPEARHAQALAFTHGHPLALCLTADLLALGGEGQTARPESSPDIVGELLRGFIERVPDGAHREALEVCAHARVTTEALLRATVPGADAFELFQWLRGLSFIEAGPSGLYPHDLARDVLDLDLRWRNRERFREVHGRVRAFVVDNIVQASAGEQQYHFMDLLFLHRHNAFARPFYDVKSLGRAYAEPASPDEHPRVLEALRRFEGEGSAEIARQWLQRAPQSFLAIRNQDARMIGFTLCLVLDEPALLDASSFDPALAAASRFVQARGGLRPGEQVIYGRFAVDLERYQELSPVFDVLAAVYGSRWLTDRRLAWSFIAMQDPDYWRAYFLYINHRLEEAADFVAGGRHFGVFAHDWRAEPALAWLDKMAERELAEDMSLEALRDAPLEPLVVPSESEFAAAVRQALRDFRRPDRLAASKLLRCRLVLGSAGGSTGAERLQSLILEAAKSLRGSPRDRKAFEAVLHTYLEPAPTQEAAAERVDMPFSTYRRYLAAGVERITAWLWERELHGSAAPEAPPGARRPN; this comes from the coding sequence GTGGCGCTGGAGCGGCAGCGAGACAAGGCGGTGCTCTCCCTGGGCGAGAAGATCGCGCAGGCCGGCAGGAGGCGCTTCGTCGGGCGAGAGGCGGAGCTGCGGCTCTTCCGCGAAGCCCTCGGCGACCCTGACACCGCCGTCATCTTCGTCTACGGCCCTGGCGGCATCGGCAAGACATCTCTGCTCGCGCAGTTCGAGGCCATCGCGCGCGAAGAAGGGCTCTCCTGCCTGAAGGTGGATGGCCGGAACGTGGAACCTTCGCCGGACGGCTTCCTCGCGGCGCTGCGTACGGCGGTCCCGGCGCCCGTATTCCCTCAGGAGAGAGCGCTCGACGCTCTCGCCCGGTATGCACCGGGCGTGGTCATGATCGACACGTACGAGGTCCTGGAGCCGCTGGACGGCTGGCTGCGCTCCGAGGTCCTCCCCTTGCTTCCGGCCTCGACGAAGGTCGTGATTGCGGGACGGAACCCGCCGTCGAGGCCCTGGAGGAGCGAACCAGGGCTTGCAGACCTGACGCGCCTTATCAGGCTACGCAACCTGGAGCCGGAGGAGTGCCGCAGCTACCTGCGAGCGCGCGGAGTACCGGAGGCGCGCCACGCCCAGGCGCTGGCGTTCACTCACGGCCACCCCCTGGCCCTGTGTCTCACGGCAGACCTCCTTGCCCTCGGCGGTGAAGGACAGACGGCGCGGCCGGAAAGCTCACCTGACATCGTTGGCGAGCTGCTGCGGGGCTTCATCGAGCGCGTCCCGGACGGAGCGCACCGCGAGGCGCTCGAGGTCTGCGCCCACGCCAGGGTCACCACCGAGGCTTTACTGCGCGCGACCGTGCCCGGCGCGGATGCCTTTGAGCTTTTTCAGTGGCTCCGGGGCCTTTCCTTCATCGAGGCCGGGCCATCGGGGCTCTACCCACATGACCTGGCGCGTGATGTCCTGGACCTCGACCTGCGCTGGCGCAACCGGGAGCGGTTTCGGGAGGTGCATGGGCGTGTGCGCGCGTTCGTCGTGGACAACATCGTGCAGGCGTCAGCGGGCGAGCAGCAGTACCACTTCATGGACCTCCTTTTCCTGCACCGCCACAACGCCTTCGCGCGACCGTTCTATGACGTCAAGTCCCTGGGACGCGCCTACGCTGAGCCGGCGTCTCCGGATGAGCACCCGCGGGTCCTGGAAGCGCTGCGTCGTTTCGAGGGAGAGGGTTCGGCCGAGATCGCGCGCCAGTGGCTGCAGCGCGCGCCTCAGAGCTTTCTGGCGATCCGGAACCAGGACGCTAGGATGATCGGCTTCACGCTCTGCCTCGTGCTCGATGAACCCGCGCTGCTGGACGCGTCCAGCTTCGACCCGGCGCTAGCCGCAGCGTCGCGGTTCGTGCAGGCGCGGGGCGGTCTCAGGCCGGGAGAGCAGGTCATTTACGGCCGTTTCGCGGTCGACCTCGAGCGCTACCAGGAGCTGTCGCCGGTATTCGACGTGCTCGCGGCCGTCTACGGCTCTCGCTGGCTAACGGACCGGCGGCTTGCCTGGAGCTTCATCGCGATGCAGGACCCGGACTACTGGCGGGCCTACTTCCTGTACATAAACCACCGGCTCGAAGAGGCCGCTGACTTCGTCGCCGGCGGACGGCACTTCGGGGTGTTCGCGCACGACTGGCGGGCTGAACCAGCGCTGGCCTGGTTGGACAAGATGGCCGAGCGTGAGCTGGCGGAGGACATGAGCCTGGAAGCGCTGCGAGATGCTCCGCTGGAACCGCTCGTGGTGCCGTCCGAGAGCGAGTTCGCCGCGGCTGTCAGACAGGCGCTTCGCGACTTCCGGCGGCCGGACAGGTTGGCGGCGAGCAAACTGCTGCGCTGCCGCCTGGTGCTCGGGAGCGCGGGTGGCAGTACCGGAGCGGAACGCTTGCAGTCACTGATCCTCGAAGCCGCGAAGTCCCTGAGGGGGAGCCCAAGGGACCGGAAGGCGTTCGAGGCCGTGCTGCACACTTACCTGGAGCCGGCTCCAACTCAGGAGGCCGCGGCCGAGCGCGTGGACATGCCTTTCAGTACCTACCGGCGCTATCTCGCCGCCGGCGTCGAACGCATTACCGCCTGGCTCTGGGAGCGTGAGCTTCACGGGAGCGCCGCGCCGGAGGCGCCGCCGGGCGCCAGGCGGCCAAATTAA
- a CDS encoding DUF6458 family protein, which produces MAVGTSLLLIAFGAVLAWAVDYEVSGVDLQTVGGILVVVGIIGLIFSLLFLASFSPFGPREAIDRGHRDTHDHY; this is translated from the coding sequence ATGGCGGTAGGGACCAGCCTTCTGCTCATAGCCTTTGGTGCGGTACTGGCCTGGGCTGTTGACTACGAGGTCTCGGGCGTTGACCTGCAGACGGTGGGCGGCATCCTCGTGGTGGTTGGCATCATCGGGCTGATCTTCTCTTTGCTCTTCCTCGCGAGCTTCTCGCCCTTCGGCCCCCGCGAGGCCATCGACCGCGGCCACCGCGACACGCATGACCACTACTAG
- the fabF gene encoding beta-ketoacyl-ACP synthase II gives MSARETRRVVITGMGAITPLGNSVDEFWRGCTEGRSGIGWITVGDPKDYPVKIDGEVKGFCPTDFMDGSEAASQSRFSQFAVAAASMAIEDARLDVAAERPERIGVIVGTGAGGYAEVEAATRAVIAGHAGSISQDAVAQAMPHMATANIARAFGLKGYANTVCTACAAGTQAIGSALDIIRSGRADIVLAGGTEAGLCEIALAGFVAMRALSTRADDPTRASRPFDARRDGFVSSEGAAMFVLEELEHALARGARIFAELAGYGATSDAFHIVAPRPDGSSAQAAMSLALADAGVAPAEVDYINAHGTSTVFNDVVETAAIKAVFGEDAYRIPVSSTKSQVGHALGAAGAIESVACVKAIQTGILPPTINHEEPDPQCDLDYVPNESRLVGDVRVVLKNSFGFGGQNACLVFRKL, from the coding sequence GTGTCTGCAAGGGAAACCCGCCGAGTCGTAATAACGGGCATGGGCGCGATCACGCCCCTCGGTAACAGCGTGGACGAGTTCTGGCGCGGCTGCACCGAAGGCCGCTCCGGTATTGGCTGGATCACGGTCGGGGACCCGAAGGACTACCCGGTCAAGATCGACGGCGAGGTCAAAGGCTTCTGCCCCACGGACTTCATGGACGGGAGCGAAGCGGCCTCCCAGTCCCGGTTCAGCCAGTTCGCTGTGGCAGCGGCGTCGATGGCGATCGAAGACGCCCGGCTGGACGTTGCCGCGGAGCGGCCGGAAAGGATCGGGGTCATCGTGGGCACCGGCGCGGGTGGCTACGCGGAGGTGGAGGCCGCGACGCGGGCGGTCATCGCCGGCCACGCCGGGTCGATCTCCCAGGACGCGGTGGCGCAGGCCATGCCCCACATGGCGACAGCGAACATCGCGCGGGCCTTCGGCCTGAAGGGATACGCGAACACGGTCTGTACGGCCTGCGCCGCCGGCACTCAGGCCATCGGCTCGGCCCTGGACATAATCCGGTCAGGGCGGGCGGACATCGTGCTCGCCGGCGGGACCGAGGCGGGCCTGTGCGAGATCGCGCTTGCCGGCTTCGTCGCGATGCGCGCCCTCTCGACGCGCGCCGACGACCCGACCAGGGCCAGCAGGCCCTTCGACGCGCGACGGGACGGCTTCGTGAGCTCCGAGGGCGCGGCCATGTTCGTGCTGGAGGAGCTCGAGCACGCGCTTGCGCGGGGCGCTCGCATCTTCGCCGAGCTTGCCGGCTACGGAGCAACTTCGGACGCCTTCCACATCGTCGCGCCCAGGCCGGACGGGTCCAGCGCCCAGGCGGCGATGTCGCTGGCGCTCGCCGACGCGGGCGTGGCCCCGGCGGAAGTCGACTACATCAACGCCCACGGCACGTCGACGGTGTTCAACGACGTCGTGGAAACGGCCGCGATCAAGGCCGTTTTCGGCGAGGACGCCTACCGCATACCAGTGAGCTCGACCAAGTCCCAGGTCGGCCACGCCCTGGGCGCCGCGGGCGCCATCGAGTCGGTTGCCTGCGTGAAGGCCATCCAGACGGGCATCCTGCCGCCCACGATCAACCACGAGGAGCCGGACCCGCAGTGCGACCTGGACTACGTGCCAAATGAGAGCCGGCTTGTGGGCGATGTGCGCGTCGTACTCAAGAACAGCTTTGGCTTCGGCGGGCAGAACGCCTGTCTCGTCTTCCGGAAGCTGTAG
- a CDS encoding ATP-binding cassette domain-containing protein → MTAVTGEGVPGLKAVPIFSRCSPEELAAVAASLELVEYARDAVIFREGEPGEEMFVIARGQVRIVSDAATEKVVFAHLAPGDFFGEMALLSGDTRSAAAIATTDASLWRLTRERFQALLAQYPQINEEISRVLAQRVSHGNVHRFQNEAVALLTLTPEREEFTIGRWAENDLQINDPHVDGLHARIRRQDGRWIITDEGSTTGTYVNRQRIKEAELRDGDEVLVGTSRVYLDGLKVKSFSHGRGVRIDAIDLGKTVGSKRILDGINLSIVPGEFVALVGGSGAGKTSLLHALNGFSPGTEGAVQFDGTDLYANLPVFRTAIGYLPQDDIIHTQLTVERTLFYAARLRLPGDMGKAELEKRIEEVLETVGLSEHRRKAVSLLSGGQRKRLSLAVELLATPRAFFLDEPTSGLDPALESRMMALFQSLTEDGATVVLSTHSTQSLGLCDKIAWLSQGRLVFFGSPAECLRHFHCSTFGEVYDLLNGEGATEKWVDSFQQSRVYQANVVERRPALAAPAAGARPQPVSGPRTRGASGLRQLFWLTLRYAEVMARDPKYLGLLLLQAPAIALSLLLLFQADIFALTADEGGDALLATAALKGLVLSAIWLGAFNAARAISSETAIYARERLVNLGVVPYIGSKVIVLAVLCLVQAFALVSIVLLRVDVGQIGWDVYPLLVLLTFMTALAGLTMGLLVSGAVANSDQAMALVPMLLIPQLIFDGSFVPVEKMLAPARMLSNVVLSRWSLELGASITSMADRFAAQLPAPFAEPYVRAFTIDAVVHWSVLAAFIVVPLALTLVMQKRKDRVVAR, encoded by the coding sequence ATGACCGCGGTAACGGGCGAGGGCGTCCCGGGCCTGAAGGCGGTCCCGATCTTTTCGCGTTGCTCGCCCGAGGAGCTCGCGGCCGTGGCCGCGAGCCTTGAGCTGGTCGAGTACGCGCGCGACGCCGTGATCTTCCGCGAGGGCGAGCCGGGCGAGGAGATGTTCGTCATCGCCCGGGGGCAGGTCAGGATCGTTTCAGACGCGGCTACCGAGAAGGTGGTCTTCGCTCACCTGGCGCCCGGCGACTTCTTCGGTGAAATGGCCCTGCTCTCGGGCGACACCCGCTCCGCGGCCGCGATCGCAACCACGGACGCAAGCCTTTGGCGCCTCACGCGGGAGCGCTTCCAGGCCCTGCTGGCGCAGTACCCCCAGATCAACGAGGAGATCAGCCGCGTCCTGGCCCAGCGTGTGTCGCACGGCAATGTACATCGCTTCCAGAACGAGGCCGTAGCCCTGCTGACGCTCACGCCCGAGCGTGAGGAGTTCACCATCGGGCGCTGGGCGGAGAACGACCTGCAGATCAATGACCCCCACGTTGACGGCCTCCACGCTCGCATACGCCGGCAGGATGGCCGCTGGATCATCACGGACGAAGGCTCGACCACCGGCACCTACGTAAACCGCCAGCGCATCAAAGAGGCAGAGCTGCGGGACGGAGACGAGGTGCTGGTCGGCACGAGCCGCGTTTACCTCGATGGCCTCAAAGTAAAGTCGTTCAGCCATGGCCGCGGCGTCCGGATTGACGCCATCGACCTTGGCAAGACCGTCGGAAGCAAGCGCATCCTGGATGGGATCAACCTCTCGATCGTCCCCGGCGAATTCGTGGCCCTGGTTGGCGGGAGCGGGGCCGGAAAGACCTCGCTGCTCCATGCGCTGAACGGCTTCTCGCCGGGCACCGAGGGCGCCGTACAGTTCGACGGCACCGACCTTTACGCGAATCTCCCCGTGTTCAGGACGGCGATCGGCTACCTGCCGCAGGACGACATCATCCACACGCAGCTGACGGTGGAACGGACCCTCTTCTACGCCGCGCGCCTCCGGCTGCCAGGGGACATGGGGAAGGCGGAGCTGGAGAAGCGCATCGAGGAGGTCCTGGAGACCGTCGGCCTGTCCGAGCACCGCCGGAAGGCAGTGAGCCTGCTCAGCGGCGGTCAGCGCAAGCGTTTGAGCCTGGCGGTGGAGCTACTGGCGACGCCGCGCGCCTTCTTCCTGGACGAGCCAACTTCAGGCCTGGACCCCGCGCTGGAGAGCCGGATGATGGCGCTCTTCCAGAGCCTGACCGAGGACGGTGCGACCGTCGTGCTCTCTACTCACTCCACGCAGAGCCTGGGCCTCTGCGACAAGATCGCTTGGCTCTCGCAGGGCAGGCTCGTGTTCTTCGGCTCGCCCGCTGAGTGCCTCCGGCACTTCCATTGCTCGACCTTCGGGGAGGTCTATGACCTCCTGAACGGGGAGGGTGCCACCGAGAAGTGGGTCGATTCGTTTCAACAGTCGCGCGTCTACCAGGCGAATGTGGTCGAGCGCAGGCCGGCGCTCGCGGCGCCGGCAGCCGGCGCCAGGCCTCAGCCGGTCAGCGGGCCGCGGACCCGCGGGGCCTCTGGCCTGAGGCAGCTCTTCTGGCTCACCCTCCGCTACGCCGAGGTCATGGCTCGGGACCCGAAATACCTGGGCCTGCTGCTCCTGCAGGCGCCGGCCATCGCGCTGTCTCTCCTCCTGCTCTTCCAGGCAGACATCTTCGCGCTGACCGCGGACGAGGGCGGCGACGCCCTGCTGGCCACCGCCGCGCTCAAGGGCCTTGTGCTCTCGGCGATCTGGCTGGGCGCCTTCAACGCGGCGAGAGCGATAAGCAGCGAGACCGCGATCTACGCCCGAGAACGGCTGGTCAACCTCGGCGTCGTCCCGTACATAGGCTCGAAGGTCATCGTGCTGGCGGTGCTCTGCCTGGTCCAGGCGTTCGCGCTGGTGAGCATCGTCCTGCTCCGTGTGGACGTGGGGCAGATCGGCTGGGATGTCTATCCGCTGCTCGTCCTGCTGACGTTCATGACGGCGCTGGCGGGCCTGACCATGGGGCTCCTCGTTAGCGGCGCGGTGGCGAACTCGGACCAGGCGATGGCCCTGGTGCCCATGCTGCTGATCCCTCAGCTGATCTTCGACGGCTCGTTCGTGCCTGTGGAGAAAATGCTCGCGCCGGCGCGGATGCTCTCCAACGTGGTCTTGAGCCGGTGGTCGCTGGAGCTGGGGGCCAGTATAACGAGCATGGCGGACCGCTTCGCGGCCCAACTGCCGGCGCCTTTCGCCGAGCCGTACGTGAGGGCCTTCACCATAGACGCCGTGGTGCACTGGTCTGTGCTCGCGGCCTTCATCGTCGTGCCGCTGGCGCTGACGCTGGTGATGCAGAAGCGAAAGGACCGCGTGGTGGCGCGCTAA
- a CDS encoding AAA family ATPase → MSDPRVVFAFFGHPGAGKSTLCLRFGELHGVPALDTDLFMTPEEREAVEAGRYTQAMRLANIDRYCARARELLRAHPAVALADGLPNAESRERLRSELGGARARVVFVLVETPPDLWRRRLQARGANTVRVGVAEAEAYVREHWEPDEGALQCERIENGEDANAVDAALRGLFERHVAGR, encoded by the coding sequence ATGAGCGACCCGAGAGTCGTCTTCGCCTTTTTCGGCCACCCCGGCGCGGGCAAGAGCACGTTGTGCTTGCGCTTTGGCGAGCTGCACGGAGTACCGGCGCTCGACACGGACCTCTTCATGACGCCGGAGGAGCGGGAGGCGGTGGAGGCCGGGCGCTACACCCAGGCAATGCGGCTGGCCAACATCGACCGCTACTGCGCCAGGGCGCGTGAGCTGCTGCGCGCTCATCCGGCTGTCGCCCTCGCCGATGGGCTGCCGAACGCGGAGTCGCGCGAACGCCTGCGCTCGGAGTTAGGCGGGGCGCGGGCGCGCGTTGTCTTCGTCCTTGTCGAGACGCCGCCGGACCTCTGGCGGCGCCGGCTGCAGGCGCGCGGCGCCAACACGGTGCGCGTCGGTGTCGCGGAGGCGGAGGCCTACGTCCGCGAGCACTGGGAGCCGGACGAAGGAGCGCTGCAGTGCGAGCGGATCGAGAACGGCGAGGACGCGAACGCGGTCGATGCGGCGCTGCGCGGGCTGTTCGAGCGACACGTGGCCGGGCGTTAG
- a CDS encoding patatin-like phospholipase family protein → MDLKTLDLRPDQSPLLAALSSEELDYLLPRLQRRSFRAGETVLAKGAPSDGLYLIASGMVSVNLREDAASGEDIATLARGECVGEMSLISGEPCSATIRALVDTDAWFIARDDFPEVLDRCPGLWRNLSGILSRRLVRTNRRLGESRTGRVTALYLLAGEGVSTPLALILGASLARQTRRRVLLLDARRGPVASLGAAADESSGRDDSAPGLGELRDVGVAGGSLCLATLAAKPGAAPAGMAAMADELAERFHEIVLLCDSPEPAAGPLLARAAQFLVVAEDGRLGEAASVAESHRGRQERLEVAALTDLAVTSDNKVGGLWDRSVLQRRARIEGLLKLVPTGGRLRLLPGDHGLLSRVREQGLEGWAADAEGPFVQACDRLARRIGRIEVGVALGAGMAKGFAHLGVLRTLMEHGVPVDYLAGSSIGSIVASTYAGGMELAQLEALMTGADRRFVKLTLPIRSISSNRGLKKILTTCHPRAPDAEFSELFIPFAAVATDVASGREVVLDEAVIWKAVLASISMPGVFPAVEHDGRVLVDGGLTNPVPGKTVRQMGADVVVAVDLASSARDDSVPGEGARVPNIIEALWRTMEIMLGEITARSAASADVTIRPHTGRSHIRDFSRRGRDFMVAGETATLAALPEIAALIPSVEVLS, encoded by the coding sequence TTGGACCTCAAGACACTGGACCTCAGGCCGGACCAGTCGCCTCTGCTCGCTGCGTTGAGCAGCGAAGAGCTCGATTACCTCTTGCCGCGCCTCCAGCGCCGCTCGTTCCGGGCCGGCGAGACAGTCCTGGCGAAGGGCGCCCCTTCGGACGGCCTCTATCTGATCGCCTCGGGCATGGTCAGCGTGAACTTGCGGGAAGACGCGGCGTCCGGCGAGGACATAGCGACGCTCGCGCGCGGCGAGTGCGTCGGCGAGATGAGCCTGATAAGCGGCGAGCCCTGCTCGGCGACGATACGCGCCCTCGTCGACACTGACGCCTGGTTCATTGCCAGGGACGACTTTCCCGAAGTGCTGGACCGTTGCCCCGGGCTCTGGCGCAACCTCAGTGGCATCCTGAGCCGGCGGCTCGTGCGCACCAACCGCCGGCTGGGCGAAAGCCGCACGGGCCGCGTCACGGCGCTCTACCTGCTAGCCGGGGAGGGTGTCAGCACCCCTCTGGCCCTGATCCTGGGCGCCAGCCTGGCGCGGCAGACGCGGCGGCGGGTCCTTCTGCTCGATGCGCGCCGCGGCCCCGTGGCGAGCCTGGGGGCTGCGGCTGACGAGTCCTCTGGCCGTGACGATAGTGCGCCCGGGCTCGGCGAGCTGCGAGATGTCGGGGTCGCGGGCGGTTCGCTCTGCCTGGCCACCCTTGCGGCGAAGCCAGGCGCCGCCCCGGCAGGCATGGCAGCGATGGCGGACGAACTGGCGGAGCGCTTCCATGAGATCGTGCTCCTTTGCGACAGCCCGGAGCCAGCCGCGGGGCCTCTCCTGGCCAGGGCTGCCCAGTTCCTGGTGGTGGCCGAGGATGGGCGCTTGGGCGAGGCGGCGTCCGTCGCTGAGTCTCATCGCGGGCGCCAGGAGCGTCTGGAAGTTGCCGCCCTCACGGACCTGGCCGTGACCTCGGACAACAAGGTAGGGGGCCTCTGGGACCGCTCGGTGCTTCAGAGGCGGGCCAGGATCGAAGGCCTCCTGAAGCTGGTTCCGACCGGTGGCCGGCTGCGGCTGCTGCCTGGCGACCACGGCCTGCTCTCGCGGGTTCGGGAGCAGGGGCTCGAAGGGTGGGCGGCAGACGCCGAAGGGCCCTTTGTCCAGGCTTGCGATCGGCTTGCGCGCCGAATTGGCCGCATCGAAGTCGGCGTAGCGCTTGGCGCCGGCATGGCAAAGGGATTCGCTCACCTCGGCGTCCTCAGGACGCTCATGGAACATGGCGTCCCTGTCGATTACCTGGCCGGCTCGAGCATCGGCTCGATCGTGGCCTCGACGTACGCCGGCGGCATGGAACTGGCGCAGCTGGAAGCCCTGATGACGGGCGCAGACCGGCGCTTCGTGAAGCTGACGCTGCCCATCAGGTCCATATCCAGCAACCGCGGTTTGAAGAAGATACTCACCACCTGCCATCCCCGCGCGCCGGACGCCGAGTTCTCCGAGCTCTTCATACCTTTCGCGGCCGTCGCGACGGACGTCGCCAGCGGCCGCGAAGTCGTGCTCGATGAAGCGGTCATCTGGAAGGCCGTCCTCGCCAGCATCTCGATGCCGGGAGTTTTCCCTGCGGTCGAGCATGATGGGCGCGTGCTCGTGGACGGTGGACTCACGAACCCCGTCCCCGGTAAAACCGTGAGACAGATGGGCGCCGATGTCGTCGTCGCCGTTGACCTCGCATCGTCGGCAAGGGATGACTCTGTGCCCGGCGAGGGCGCGCGCGTGCCCAACATCATCGAAGCGCTCTGGAGGACGATGGAAATCATGCTCGGAGAGATAACCGCGCGAAGCGCCGCGAGCGCCGACGTGACCATCCGCCCGCACACCGGCCGCTCTCACATCCGCGACTTTAGCCGCCGCGGCCGGGACTTCATGGTGGCCGGAGAGACCGCGACGTTGGCGGCGCTGCCCGAGATAGCCGCGCTCATCCCCTCGGTGGAGGTGCTGTCATGA